GTACAAGCACCTCATCGGCACCGAGGTGGAACTGCCGCTGACCGGCCGGCGCATTCCGATCGTCGGGGACGAGCACGTCGACCCGTCCTTCGGTACGGGCATGGTCAAGGTGACCCCGGCGCACGACCCGAACGACTTCGAGATCGGCCAGCGGCACGACCTGCCGTCCCTGACGATCATGGACGAGCGGGGCGTGATCACCGCGCACGGCCCGTTCGAGGGGCTGGACCGCTTCGAGGCCCGTCCGGCGATCGTGGCGGCGCTGCGCGAGCAGGGCCGGATTGTCGCGGAGAAGCGGCCGTACGTGCACGCGGTCGGGCACTGCTCGCGGTGCCGGACGACCGTGGAGCCCCGACTGTCGTTGCAGTGGTTCGTCAACACCACCCCGCTGGCGCAGGCGGCCGGCGACGCGGTGCGCGACGGGCGGGTGCGGATCGAGCCGGCGGAGCTGTCGAAGCGATACTTTGCCTGGGTCGACAACATGCACGACTGGTGCATCTCCCGCCAGCTCTGGTGGGGGCACCGGATCCCGGTCTGGTACGGCCCGGACGGCGAGGTGGTCTGCGTCGGCCCGGACGAGGAACCGCCGACCGGCGAGGGCTGGCGACAGGACGAGGACGTCCTGGACACCTGGTTCTCCAGCGGCCTGTGGCCGTTCTCCACGCTCGGCTGGCCGGAGCAGACGCCGGACCTGGCGAAGTTCTACCCGACCAGCGTGCTGGTCACCGGATACGACATCCTCTTCTTCTGGGTCGCCCGGATGATGATGTTCGGCCTGTACGCGATGGACGGCAAGCAGCCGTTCGACGTGGTGGCCCTGCACGGCATGGTCCGTGACGAGTTCGGCAAGAAGATGTCGAAGTCGTTCGGCAACGTGGTGGACCCGTTGGACTGGATCGACCGGTACGGCGCCGACGCCACCCGGTTCACCCTGGCCCGGGGCGCGAACCCGGGCGGGGACGTGCCGGTCAGCGAGGACTGGTGCCAGGGCTCCCGGAACTTCTGCAACAAGCTCTGGAACGCCACCCGGTTCGCGCTGATGAACGGCGCGCACACCACCGACGCGTTGCCGGCTACCGCCGAGCTGTCGACGGTCGACCGGTGGATCCTGTCCCGGCTGGCGCACGTCACCGCCGAGGTGGACGCGCAGTTCGAGGCGTACGAGTTCGCGAAGGTCTGCGACCTGCTGTACCACTTCGCCTGGGACGACGTGTGCGACTGGTACGTGGAGCTGAGCAAGCCGGTGCTGGCCGAGGGCGGCGCGGCGGCCGACGCGACCCGTCGGGTGCTCGGGCACGTGCTCGACCAGCTGCTGCGGCTGCTGCACCCGGTCATCCCGTTCGTGACCGAGGAGCTGTGGACCGCGCTAACCGGCGGCGCGACGGTCATGACGGCGGCCTGGCCGGTCGCTGACCGTACGCTGGTCGACGACGCCGCGGAAGGCCAGGTCGGCACGGTCCAGCGGGTGGTGACCGAGATCCGCCGGTTCCGTTCCGACCAGGGGCTGCGGCCGACCCAGCGGGTCGTGGCGCGCCTGGACGGGCTGGCCGGCGCGGGCATCGCCGCGCACGAGCGGCTGGTCCGCTCGCTGGTCCGCCTCGACCCGGCGGGGGAGGACTTCCAGGCCAGCGCCACCCTGACCCTGCCCGGCGAGGTGGTCGTCGCCCTGGACACCCGGGGTTCGATCGACGTGGCCGCCGAGCGGGCCCGACTCACCAAGGACCGCGCCGCCGCCGAGAAGGAGGTCGCGCAGGCGCGGGCGAAGCTGGACAACCCGGCCTTCGTCGGCAAGGCCCCCGAGCCGGTGGTCAACAAGATCCGTGACCGGCTCACGGCGGCCGAGGCCGACCTTGTCCGCATCGACGCCGCTTTGGAGGCGCTGCCCTCGTGACCGACCGTACCGACCACACCGACGGCACCCGGGGCGACCGCTCCGGGGCCGTCGACCGCACCGGCTTCGCGGCCGTCGACGCGGAACTCGCCGGCCGTGGGTTCACCCGGATGGCCTTCGAGCTCGACCGGATCGAGTCCCTGCTCGACCTGCTGGGCAGTCCGCAGCGGGCGTACCCGTCGATCCACCTGACCGGGACGAACGGCAAGACCTCCACCGCCCGCATGATCGATTCGTTGTTGCGGGCGTTCGGGCTGCACACCGGCCGGTACACCAGCCCGCACCTGGAGACCGTCCGGGAGCGGATTAGTCTGGACGGGGAGCCGGTCAGCGAGGAACGGTTCGTCGGCACGTACCGGGAGGTCGCGCCGTTGGCCGCGTTGGTCGACCAACGGTCCGCCGAGCCGCTGACCTACTTCGACATGACCACCGCGCTGGCGTTCGCCACGTTCGCCGACGCGCCGGTCGACGTCGCCGTGGTGGAGGTCGGTCTGGGTGGGGCGGAGGATGCGACCAACGTCATCCAGGCCGGGGTGTGCGTGCTGACCCCGATCGGGCTCGACCACACCGAGTGGCTCGGCGACACGATCGAGGACATCGCCCTGGCCAAGGCGGGCATCATCCACAAGGGCGCGACGGTGATCTGCGCCGCGCAGGAGGAGGACGCCGCCCGGCCGATCCTGGAACGCTGCGCCGAGGTGGACGCGACCATCGCCCGGGAGGGGGCCGAGTTCGGCGTCCTGCGCCGGTCGGTGGCGGTCGGCGGGCAGGTGCTGACGTTGCAGGGCCTCGGCGGGGTGTACGACGAGGTCTTCGTACCGCTGCACGGGGCGCACCAGGCGCAGAACGCGGCGGTGGCGCTCGCCGCGGTCGAGGCGTTCCTCGGCGCGGGCGCGAAGCGCCAGCTCGACGTGGAGACGGTGCGGGAGGGCTTCGCCACGGCCAGCTCGCCCGGCCGGCTGGAGCGGGTCCGTACCGCCCCGACGGTGCTGCTCGACGGCGCGCACAACCCGCACGGGATGGCCGCCACGGTCACCGCGGTGCAGGAGGAGTTCGCGTTCAGCAAGCTGGTCGCCGTGCTCGCGGTGCTCGGCGACAAGGACGCGGCCAGCCTGCTGGAGCTGCTGGAGCCGGTGGTCGACCAGGTGGTGGTGACCCGGAACAGCTCACCCCGCGCGATGCCGGTGTCGGAGCTGGCCGCGCTGGCCGCCGAGGTGTTCGGTCCGGACCGGGTGGAGAGCGCCGAGGAGATGCCGGACGCGATCGAGGCGGCCGTCGCGCTCGCCGAGTCCGACGTGCCGGGGGAGCTGAGCGGGGTGGGTGTGCTGATCACCGGGTCGGTGGTGACGGTGGCCGACGCCCGTCGGCTGCTGAAGCGGTGAGCGGCGCCGAGCCGGCCCACCGGCCGGACCCGCCGGACGGTCCGGAGGGGACGCCGCCGGCGACCGGCCGTCGTTCCGGGCTGCGTAACCCGGAGCGCGCGGTACGGGGACTGGGCTCCGCCGTACTGGCCCTGGAGGCGCTGGTGCTGCTGCTGGCGATCCAGCCGATCCGGGTGCTCGGCGGTCAACTCGGTGGAGCCGCGATCGGCCTGATCGTCGGCCTGGCCGTGGCGGCGGTGCTGCTCGCCGGGATGATGGGCCGTCGCTGGGCGTGGCACGTGGGCACCCTGCTCCAGGTCGTGCTCGCGCTCGGCGGGTTCCTGCACCTGTCGCTGGCGGTGCTCGGCATCATCTTCGGCCTGGTGTGGGCGTACGCGTTGCACGTCCGGCGGGTGATCCTGGGCTGAATCGCCCGCCGGACGTGCTGTCAGACGTCGGCGCGGGTGCGCCACTGGGTGAGGGCGATGCCGTGGCCGTCGGGATCCCGGAAGGCGGCGGCCCAGACGTCCAGTTTCGCGCCCCGGTTGACCACCCGGGGGGCGTAGGTGAAGCGGATCCCGGACTCGCGGAGCCGTTCGTACGCGGCCTGGATGTCGTCCACCTCGAGGTTGACGTGCACGAGTCGGCGGCTGATCGGCGCGGCCTCGCTGACCTCGCGGAGCACCAGCCGGGTGCTGCCGGAGGCGAGGACGGCGTTGCCCGCGCCACGGTCGAACTCCTCGAAACCGAGGGTGTCCCGATAGAAGTCCACCGACCGGTCCAGGTTGGTGACCAGCACGGTGATCCCGACGCCGCTGATCGGGGTGGTGCTGCCGCCGGCCTCGGCGCCGAAGATCGCCTCGTCCAGCTCGTCGGGGGCGGGCTCGTCGTCGGGGGCGTCCAGGGGTACGTCGACCGGGTCGACGATCGGCTCGTCGGTGCGCTGCCGGACCGGGACGACCGGTTCCCCACCCGGCTTCACCGCTTCCGGGGCCGACGTACCCGGCTCCGCAGCAGACGTGGCCGCCCCCTCGGACCGGGCCGCCCCCTCGGACCGAATCGGCTCCGAGGCCGGCGTGGCCCGCTCAGTCGGCCGGACCGGTCCGGGCGACTCGATATACGTGACGGACTCGGTCGGTTCGTCCGATCCGGCCGGCTCGGTCCGTGGGCCGCCGTACGGGTCGGGACGCGAGGACGTGGGGTAATCCGCGTCGAGGTCGCCGTACGGGTCGCGGTACGGGGACGCCGGACGGTCGGCGTACGTCGCGCCGGATGCCTCGTCGTACGGGTCGCGGTAGGGGGAGGCGGGGCGGTCGAGGTCCGGGTCGCCGGGCAGTTCGTCGTACGGGTCGCGGTACGGGCTCAGCGGCCGGCTGGCGTACGGGTCGTCGGGCGAACCCGCGTACGGGTCGCCGTAGGCGGTCGGGGGGGCGTCCTCGGCGGGCGGGCGCGGCGCGGGGGCGGCCCGGCGCGGCAGGGGAGCCGTGCCCGGCTCGACGACCGTGCCCTCCAGCACCACCGGGCCGCCCGGCCGCTGGTGCACCACCACCGGTTCCCGGTCCTCGGAGCGCCCGCCGACGTCGTCCAGGAGCGGGTCCGCCGGGGGCGGGTCGCGGTAGTCGTCGTCCGGTCCACGCTCGGCCCACGGCGGCGCGTCCTGCTGGATCAGGACCTCGTCGAGCGGGTCCGCGCCGGCGTACTCGGGCGGCAGGTCGGCCACGGTCGCGGCCGCCTCGGCGTGGGTCGGCACCTCGTCCCAGAGCACCCGGATCCGGCTCTGGTCGTCGAGGGCGACCCGGATGGGCAACGTCTGCCCGATCGCGGGCCACTTGGCGACCGGCACCCGCGGCTCGATGATCTTCTTGGATCGGGGCGGCATCCCCGGAGCGTCGATGACGAGCTGCAACTCGCAGCGACCGAAGGAGTACGTGGTGGGCGGCTCGGAGGCGCTGTGCACGTGCCCGACGCCGACCACCCAGGCACGGCCGCCACCGACCTTGAAGGTGGCCAGCGCGATTGCCAGGGCGACCAGTGCCACGCCCAGCGCGACGATCGACCAGCTCGTCATGCCCAACCCGAACAGGACCACGAAGGTCGCCACGGTGCCGAGCACCGCCGCGATCAGCTTCCGCACCGGCGCGATCGCGCGGTTCCCGCCATTCGCCACTGTGGACCTCCCAGGGGTCAAGGGCCAGGCTAGGCCGGATCGGCGGTGGAAGGAAGGCGCATCCGCCGCGCCGGTGCCGGGGCCGGGTCGCTACGCTGACCGTACCGAGCCGTACCGAATTCCGCGCACAGGAGGAAACCAGCGTGTCCGACATCAGCCCGGACGAGCGCACGCTCGTACTGATCAAGCCTGACGCGGTCCGGCGCGGCCTGGTCGGCGAGATCCTCTCCCGGTTCGAGCGCAAGAGCCTGCGGATCGAAGCCATGGTGTCCCGGACGATGGACGCGGCGCTGGCCGACGAGCACTACGCCGAGCACGTCGAGAAGGCGTTCTACCCGCCGCTGAAGCAGTTCATGACCGGCGGTCCGCTGGTCGCCCTGGTGCTCTCCGGCGACCAGGTGATCGAGGTCGTACGCGGGCTGGTCGGCGCGACCGACGGTCGGCGGGCTGCCGCCGGCACGATCCGGGGTGACCTCTCCCTGTCGAACCGGGAGAACCTGGTGCACGCCTCCGACTCCGTGGACAGCGCCAAGCGCGAGATCGCGCTCTGGTTCCCCGAGCTGGGCTGAGCGTCCCGGCTTTCCCAGGTGCCTGCAGGGGTCCCCTGTTACGCAAAATGCGGTAACAGGGGACCCCTGCTACCACCTCAGTCGACGGGTGGCCGGGTGTGGCTGGTCACCGCGATCCGGTTCCACACGTTGATGGTCCCGATGGCCACGATCAGGTCGGCCACCTCCTTCTCGGCGAAGACCCGCCGCGCCTCGTCCCACACGTCGTCGGGTACGCCGTGTTCGCCGAGCCGGGTGACCGCGTCGGTGAGCGCCAGCGCGGCCCGTTCCCGTTCGTCGAAGAAGGGCGCCTCGCGCCACGCGGCCACGGCGAACAGCCGACGGCTGGACTCGCCCGCGTCGAGCGCGTCCCGGCTGTGCAGGTCGACACAGTAGGCACAGCCGTTGAGCATCGAGGCCCGGAGCTTCACCAGCTCCAGCACCCGCTTGTCGACGTTCGCCCGGACGTACCCCTCCAGTCCGAGCACCGCCTGGAATGCCTCCGGGGCCACCGTCGCCAGGTTGATCCGACTCATCGCGTCCTCCCGTTTCGTGGGTCCGTACTCCGACCGACGGGAGACGGGTCCACGGATGTGACGGCCGGGTGGTGTGACGGTGGTCATGCCGCCGGTGCGGGTGGGCCGGATCGGCCGCCGACGTGGTCGACACCACCCCGCCCGGCAGTCGCGGGCGTCCGGTCGCCCACTGGTCAGGCGGCCTTCCTCCGCTGGTCATCCGGGTCGCGGCCGGACCTCACCTGTCCCCGGTACACCACAGGTGACCGACTTCCCTGGAGGGGACAGATGACTTCTCTCGACCGACGTACTCTGCTGCGCGCCGGCCTGGTGACCGGCGCGGGACTGGCCGGCGGCGCGCTGCTCGGCGGCGCCGGGGCCGGGGCCGCGCCGACGGTCGGCGCGCCGGCCTGGCGGGCCTCCGGCCGCCCGGTTCTCACCCACGGTGTGCAGAGCGGCGACGTGACGGCCGAGTCCGCGCGGGTGTGGACCCGGGCCGACCGGCCGGGCCGGCTGTGGGTGGAGGTGAGCCGCCGGCCGGACCTGCGCGGCGCGCGGGTGCTGCGCGGACCGGTGCTCGACCCGTCCGGCGACTTCACCGGCCAGGTCCGGCTGACCGGCCTGCCCAGCGGGGAGCGGCTGCACTACCGGGTGTCGGTGGAGAGCCTGGACCGGTACGGGGTGCGCAGCGAGCCGCTGCTCGGCTCGTTCACCACCGCCCCGGGCCGGCAGCAGCGCCGTGACGTGCGGTTCGTCTGGACCGGTGACATCGTCGGGCAGGGCTGGGGCATCGACCCGAACTTCGGCGGGATGAAGATCTTCGAGTCGATGCGGGGCGTCCGGCCGGACTTCTACCTGTGCAGCGGCGACAACGTGTACGCCGACGGGCCGCTCGCCGAGACGGTCACCCTGCCCGACGGCCGGATCTGGCGCAACCTGGTCACCCCGGAGAAGAGCAAGGTCGCCGAAACCCTCGCCGAGTACCGGGGGCAGTACGCGTACAACCTGCTCGACGAGCACCTGCGGGCGCTCGTCGCCGAGGTCCCGCAGGTCATCCAGTGGGACGACCACGAGGTGACCAACAACTGGTACCCGGGGGAGATCCTCACCGACGCCCGGTACACCGAGAAGCGGGTGGACGTGCTCGCCGCACGGGCCCGGCAGGCGTTCGGCGAGTGGCTGCCCGTGCCGACGGAGTCGACGCTGTACCGGAAGCTGTCGTACGGGCCGCTGCTGGACGTCTTCGTGCTGGACATGCGCACCTACAAGGACCAGAACGACGGCAACACGTACGCCGACCCGGAGCGCGGCCTGCTCGGCCGGGAGCAGCGGGAGTGGTTGATCCGGGAGCTGAAGCGGTCCCGGGCGACCTGGAAGGTGATCGCCAACGACCTGCCGATCGGCGTGGTGGTGCCGGACGGGTCGGCCGCGCAGGAGGGCGTCGCGCAGGGCGACCCGGGTGCCCCCGCCGGCCGGGAACTGGAGTTCGCCGAGGTGCTGGGCGCGGCGCACCGGGCCGGGGTGACCGGCATCGTGTTCCTCACCGCCGATGTGCACTACACCGCGGCGCACCACTACGACCCGGCGCGGGCGGCGGTGCGCGACTTCACCCCGTTCTGGGAGTTCGTCTCCGGCCCGGCGCACGCCGGGGCGTTCGGCCCGAACGCGCTGGACGGCACGTTCGGCCCGCAGGCGGTCTTCGTGAACGCCCCGCCGCGCGCCAACACCTCCCCCGGTGAGGGCTTCCAGCACTTCGGCGAGGTGAGCATCGACGGGGAGTCGGGCGCGTTCACGGTGCACCTGCGCGACCGGGACGGCGTCTCCCTCTGGACCACGACCCTGCCCGCCCCCGGGCGCTGACGTCCGCCGTCTCCGGGGTCGACGGTCCGCCGCCGGCCCCGGAGACGGGGATTACTCGGCGGCGGACCCGGGGTGGGGTCGAGTATCCTTGGGCACCGTAAGGCGACGACCCGGCCATCACCGGTGAGCCTCCGGAAGAAAGGGCCGTGCGGCCCGAGTAGAACCGGACGGGTCCGGCCCGTCACAGCCGGCCAACGAGCGGGCGGTCGATCTCGGCCGTCAAGCGGGGTGGTACCGCGGGTCCGACCCGGGGCGCCGGTCACGGCGTACCGACGACGGCTCGTCCTCGCAGACCCACATACCGTGAGCTGCTGTTGAGGAGAACGACCCCGATGGCCTATCCGTTGCACGACCCGACCGCCGGCGGTGTCCCGGCGAGCCCGGACCTGCCCGCGGTCGAGCGCCGGGTCCTGGAGCACTGGACGGCCGACAAGACCTTCGAGGCGTCCGTCGAGGCCCGTCCCGCCGACAACGAGTACGTCTTCTACGACGGTCCGCCGTTCGCCAACGGCCTGCCGCACTACGGCCACCTGTTCACCGGGTACGTCAAGGACGTCGTCCCGCGCTACCAGACGATGCGTGGCCGGCGGGTGGACCGGCGCTTCGGCTGGGACTGCCACGGCCTGCCCGCCGAGGTGGTCGCCGAGAAGCAGCTCGGCATCACCACCAAGGCGGAGATCCTCGACCTCGGCGTGGACCGGTTCAACGAGGCGTGCCGCACGTCGGTGCTGGAGTTCACCCACGACTGGGAGCGGTACGTCACCCGGCAGGCCCGCTGGGTCGACTTCGCCAACGACTACAAGACCCTCGACCTGGACTACATGGAAAGCGTCATGTGGGCCTTCCGGACCCTGCACGACAAGGGCCTGGTCTACGAGGGCTTCCGGGTGCTGGCGTACTGCTGGCGGTGCGAGACGCCGCTGTCGAACACCGAGACCCGGATGGACGACGTCTACCGGGACCGGCACGACCCGACCCTGTCGGTCTGGTTCACGCTGACCCCGGACGAGAACGCCCCGGAGCTGGTGCGCGGGCCGGTCAGGCTGGGCGTCTGGACCACCACGCCGTGGACGCTGCCGTCGAACCTCGCCCTCGCCGTCGGCCCGGACATCGAGTACGCGGTGCTGGAGCACCAGGGTTCCCCCGACAGCGGGCACAGTGGTGAGCGCTACGTGGTCGGCGCGGCGCGGCTCGGGGCGTACGCGAAGGAACTGGAGGGGTACGAGCAGGTCGGCACGGTCCGGGGCGCGGACCTGGTGGGTCGGCGCTACACCCCGCTCTACGACTTCCTGGTCGAGCCGGCCGGGCCGAACGCGTACCAGGTGCTCGGCGCGGAGTTCGTCACCACCGAGGACGGCACCGGGATCGTGCACATGGCCCCGGCCTTCGGTGAGGACGACCAGAACGCCTGCAACGCGGCCGGTATCCCGACCGTGGTGACCGTGGACGACCACACCCGGTTCACCGCGCTGGTACCGCCGTACCAGGGCGAGCAGGTCTTCGACGTGAACAAGCCGGTGATCCGGGAGCTGAAGGAGCGGGGGGTGGTGTTGAAGCAGGACACCTACACCCACGCGTACCCACACTGCTGGCGCTGCGACACCCCGCTGGTCTACAAGGCGGTGTCGTCGTGGTTCGTCGCGGTGACCCAGTTCAAGGACCGGATGGTCGAGCTGAACCAGCAGATCAACTGGACCCCGGGACACATCAAGGACGGCTCGTTCGGCAAGTGGCTGGCCAACGCCCGGGACTGGTCGATCAGCCGGAACCGGTTCTGGGGCTCGCCGATCCCGGTGTGGAAGTCCGACGACCCGAACTACCCGCGCGTGGACGTGTACGGGTCGCTCGCGGACATCGAGCGGGACTTCGGCGTACGCCTGACCGACCTGCACCGGCCGGCGGTGGACGACCTGGTCCGTCCCAACCCGGACGACCCGACCGGCAAGTCGACGATGCGTCGGGTGCCGGAGGTGCTGGACTGCTGGTTCGAGTCCGGCTCGATGCCGTTCGCCCAGGTGCACTACCCGTTCGAGAACCGCGACTGGTTCGAGAACCACTACCCGGGCGACTTCATCGTCGAGTACATCGGACAGACCCGGGGCTGGTTCTACACCATGCACGTGCTGGCCACCGCGCTGTTCGACCGGCCGGCGTTCCGTAACTGCCTCAGCCACGGCATCCTGCTCGGCTCGGACGGCCGGAAGATGTCCAAGAGCCTGCGCAACTACCCGGACGTGTACCACGTCTTCGACTCGTACGGGTCGGACGCGATGCGCTGGATGCTGATGTCCTCGCCGGTGCTGCGCGGTGGGGACATGGCGGTGACCGAGGCGGGCATCCGGGACGCCGTCCGGCAGGTGCTGCTGCCGCTCTGGAACGTCTGGTACTTCTTCTCGCTCTACGCCAACGCCGACGGGTACCAGGCGAAGCGGAAGACCGACGCCGCGCCGGCCGGTGGCGGCGAAGCCGCCGGTAACCTGCTCGACCGGTACGTGCTGGCGAAGACGAACGAGCTGGTCGCCACGGTCGGCGCCCAGATGGACGCGTACGACATCTCGGGGGCCTGCGCCACCGTACGGTCGTACCTGGACGCGCTGACCAACTGGTACGTGCGGCGCTCGCGGGACCGGTTCTGGTCCGGTGACGCGGACGCCTTCGACACGCTCTGGACGGTGCTGGAGACGCTCTGCCGGGTGGTGGCGCCGCTGGCCCCGCTGACCGCCGAGGAGATCTGGCGGGGGCTGACCGGCGAGCGGTCGGTGCACCTGACCGACTGGCCGTCGGCCGACGAGTTCCCCGCCGACCACGACCTGGTCGCCGCGATGGATGCCACCCGGGAGGTCTGCTCGGCGGCGCTGTCGCTGCGCAAGGCCAAGGGGCTGCGGGTCCGGCTGCCGCTGGCCCGACTGACGGTGGCCTCGCCGGCCGCCGTCGCGCTGCGTCCCTTCGGTGACCTGGTCGCCGACGAGGTCAACGTCAAGGCGGTGGAGTTCACCGGCGAGGTGGCCAACTACTGCCAGCAGGTGCTGACCGTGGTGCCCCGGGCGCTCGGCCCCCGGGTCGGCAAGCAGGTGCAGCAGGTCATCAAGGCGGTCAAGGCGGGGGAGTGGGAGCTGGTCGACGGCGCCCCGGTCGCCGCCGGGGTCACCCTCGCCGAGGGCGAGTACGAGCTGCGCCTGGTCGCCGCCGACGCGGAGCACTCCGCACCGCTGCCCGGCGGTGAGGGGGTGGTGGTGCTGGACACCACGGTCACCCCGGAACTGGCCGCCGAGGGGCTGGCCCGGGACGTCGTCCGGGTGGTGCAGCAGGCCCGCCGGGACGCCGACCTGGACGTGTCGGACCGGATCACGCTGGTGCTGTCCGCCTCGGACGAGGTGCGGGCGGCGGTGTCGGCGTACCGGGACTTCGTCGCTGCCGAGGTGCTGGCGGAGTCCGTGGACTTCGCCGACGCGGTCGACGGGTTCACCGGCGAGGCCGGCGAGGGCGACCGGGTGACGGTGGCCGTCCGCCGGGTCTGACTCTGCGGGGGACGCGCACGGATTGCGGCAAGTCGGGCTCATCATGACGCAGGACACCCCGACTTGCCGCAACCGGAGTGGCTCAGCCTGTTTTCGCTGGAAGAAGGCCCTTTCCGGCGCACCGGTTCCGCCGGTTGGGTGACCCGGCGGGGGCCGCTGGTGGTGGGCCGCCCGTCGGATAACGTGACACGCCGGAGACCGTACGACCGCCGGAGGACCCGTGCCGCTGCTCTACACCATCGGTCAGCTCACCGTGGGTAACCTGCTGCGGTGGGGATGGCGCCCGACAGTGGAGGGGCTGGAGCACGTACCTGAGCAGGGGGGTGCGATCCTCGCCGGCAACCACCTCTCCGTCGCCGACGAACTGTTCCTCGGTGCGACGATTCCCCGGCACCTCGCCTTCTGGGCGAAGTCCGAGTACTTCAAGGGCACCGGGTTCCGGGGCCAGCTGACCAAGTCGCTGCTTACCGGACTGGGCGCGATTCCGGTGGAGCGGGCCGGGGGACGGGCCGCGCTGTCCGCGTTCGACGCGGCGATCCCCGCGCTCAAGGCCGGTGACCTGGTGGTCGTCTACCCGGAGGGGACCCGGTCGCCGGACGGCCGGCTCTACCGGGGCCGCACCGGCGCGGCCCGGCTCGCCGTCCTGGCCGGTGTGCCGATCGTTCCGGTGGGCATGATCGGTACGGAGAAGGTGCAGCCGATCGGCGCCCGGATGCCGAAGCTCGGCGCGGGGAAGATCACCGTGCGGTTCGGCAAGCCGCTGGACTTCACCGGGCGCTCCGACGACCGCACCTCGCTGCGGGAGATGACCGACGAGCTGATGACCGAGATCCAGAAGCTCACCGGCCAGGAGTACGTCTCCCGCTACGCCCCGCCCCGCAACCAGCCTCCCCGCTGACCCCGGTCAGGGCGGACCGGTGGCCCGGTGCTCCTCCTGGGCCACCACGGCGTCGACATCGGTGAGGCGGTCCAGTTGGGCCAGCGTGCGGGCCATCCGCGCGTTACGCGGGATGCGGTGCCGGTTGCGGGCCAGGAACGCCCAGTAGCCGGCGGTGAACGGGCAGGCGTCCTCGCCCAGGCGCTGCTTCGGGTCGTACCGGCAGTCGCCGCAGTAATCGCTCATCCGGTTGACGTACGCGCCCCCGGAGACGTACGGCTTGGTGGTCATCCGGCCCAGGTCGGCGTACTGGCTCATGCCGATCACGTTGGCGGTCATCACCCAGTCGTAGCCGTCGACGAAGCTGTGGTGGAACCAGTCGACCAACTCGGCGGGGCGCCAGCCCCGTTGCAGGGCGTAGTTGCCGAGCACCATCAGCCGGGGGATGTGGTGCACCCAGCCGTGGTCGCGGACTCCGGCCAGCACGTCGGCCAGGCAGCGCGCGGTCACCGCGTCCGCGTCCAGGTCCCGGAACCAGTCCGGCACCCGGCGGCGGGCGGCCAGTTCGTTGTTCTGCCGCCAGGACGGGCCGAAGTACCAGTACAGGTTCCAGACGAAGTCCCGCCAGCCGAGGATCTGTCGGACGAAGCCCTCCGCGCTGGCCAGCGGGGCCCGGCCCGACCGGTACGCCTGCTCGGCGCCGCGTACCGCCGCCATCGGGTCGAGCAGGCCCAGGTTGAACGCGGCGGAGAGCATGCTGTGCGCCATCCACGGGTCGCCGGCCAGCATGGCGTCCTCGTACGGGCCGAACTCCGGCAGGCGGTGCGTGAGGAAGTGCCGTAGCCGGGCCCT
The nucleotide sequence above comes from Micromonospora pallida. Encoded proteins:
- a CDS encoding cryptochrome/photolyase family protein → MPRRWLFADQLGPHFLDDRHQPVLLIESKAVFRRRAYHRQKAHLVLSALRHRAAELGDQARYLRAETYAEALREVREPVEVHHPTSRRALALVRRLDGVTVLPPKGFITSLEDFADWADDRRGALRLDAFYRFARQRHGVLVEGEEPVGGRWSLDTENRQPPPKGTARLAVPAPPMPREDDIDAEVRADLDRWEREGIRFVGRDGPRRFPATTKEARARLRHFLTHRLPEFGPYEDAMLAGDPWMAHSMLSAAFNLGLLDPMAAVRGAEQAYRSGRAPLASAEGFVRQILGWRDFVWNLYWYFGPSWRQNNELAARRRVPDWFRDLDADAVTARCLADVLAGVRDHGWVHHIPRLMVLGNYALQRGWRPAELVDWFHHSFVDGYDWVMTANVIGMSQYADLGRMTTKPYVSGGAYVNRMSDYCGDCRYDPKQRLGEDACPFTAGYWAFLARNRHRIPRNARMARTLAQLDRLTDVDAVVAQEEHRATGPP